From the genome of Leptotrichia sp. oral taxon 847:
ACCAGAAGGTTATGACCCTAAATATGGGATAATGGAAACAGAAATTGCAATTAAGTTTGTAAAAGACTTTTTTGAAAAAGAACTTTCAAAAGAATTAAATTTAACAAGAATATCAGCGCCGCTATTCGTAAAAAGAGCTTCAGGATTAAATGACAACTTAAACGGTGTGGAAAGACCAGTTGCATTTGAAACAAAAGAAGTTCCAAATGAAACATTAGAAATCGTACATTCACTTGCAAAATGGAAAAGAATGGCACTAAAAAGATATAAAGTTCCAGTAGGACAAGGAATTTATACTGATATGAACGCAATCAGAAGAGATGAAGATATGGATAATACTCACTCAATTTATGTAGATCAGTGGGACTGGGAAAAAGTTATCACAAAAGAAGATAGAAACTTTGACTTTTTACAAGAAACTGTAAGAAAAATATACAAAGTCTTTTTAAATACAGAAAAAGAACTTAGTGCTAAATTTGAAAAAGTAAAAATAGATTTGCCAAATGAAATTACTTTTATAACTTCACAAAAATTGGAAAATTTGTATCCAAATTTGACTCCAGAAGAAAGAGAAAATGAATTTGCAAAAAGTAGAGGTGCAATTTTTGTTATGCAAATTGGAAAAGTTTTAGCTTCAGGACAAAGACACGATGGTCGTGCACCTGATTACGATGATTGGGAATTAAATGGGGATTTAATTTTATGGAATCCTGTTTTAAATCACTCACTAGAATTATCTTCAATGGGAATCCGTGTAGATAAAAAAGCTCTAGAAAAACAATTAAAAGAATTAAATTTAGAAGAAAGAAAAGAATTAGACTTTCACAAACAACTTTTAAATGGAGAATTACCACTAACAATCGGTGGTGGAATAGGACAGTCAAGAATTTGTATGTTCTTTTTGCAAAAAGCACACATTGGAGAAGTTCAAGCTTCCTTTTGGACTGAAGATATTAAAAAAGCTTGTTGTGAAAATGAAATAAACTTGTTATAAAAAGTTAAGTTTTAAATTTAGTTAATAAAAAATTACTCACTTAAAAATTTTAAATGGGTAATTTTTTTGTTTTGTAATAATTTTTATAAATTATTTTATTTTAAAGGAAGTTTTTTCGATTTAATTTGTCCAAATATTTTTATTTATTACAACTTTTAATAAATTTATCAAATATTTTTTTCATTTCTAAATTTCCTCTGGAAGCCATCATTTCGGGATGCCATTGAACTCCATAAAAAAATGGATGATTTTTATTTTGAATGGCTTCTACAACTCCGTCATTCGCAGTTGCAATTGTAGTTAATTCGCTTCCCAAATCTTTTATCATCTGATGATGAAATGAATTTGTACGAGTTTTGGCACCAAAAATTTCAAATAAAATGTTGTCTTCTTCCAAAATATTCACGTCATGTGTCGGCAAATCAGCAAGCCATCTTTGTCTGTGCTGAATACTTGTATTTAGATATTTTATATCTTGATAAAGCGTTCCACCGTAAAATACATTCATTAATTGAAGTCCACGGCAAATTCCCAAAATAGGTTTTTTTGCCTTTAAAAACACATCTAAAATTGTTAGTTCAAAAGTATCCCGCTCAGGCGTA
Proteins encoded in this window:
- the asnA gene encoding aspartate--ammonia ligase — protein: MSSIFIPEGYDPKYGIMETEIAIKFVKDFFEKELSKELNLTRISAPLFVKRASGLNDNLNGVERPVAFETKEVPNETLEIVHSLAKWKRMALKRYKVPVGQGIYTDMNAIRRDEDMDNTHSIYVDQWDWEKVITKEDRNFDFLQETVRKIYKVFLNTEKELSAKFEKVKIDLPNEITFITSQKLENLYPNLTPEERENEFAKSRGAIFVMQIGKVLASGQRHDGRAPDYDDWELNGDLILWNPVLNHSLELSSMGIRVDKKALEKQLKELNLEERKELDFHKQLLNGELPLTIGGGIGQSRICMFFLQKAHIGEVQASFWTEDIKKACCENEINLL
- a CDS encoding gamma-glutamyl-gamma-aminobutyrate hydrolase family protein translates to MKKPIIAITSSMDLNPDRLNDNRALVSLDYSNSVINSGGIPIILPITDNLEVIKEQAKYFDGLILSGGGDPDPNLYGEDCLQELGNVTPERDTFELTILDVFLKAKKPILGICRGLQLMNVFYGGTLYQDIKYLNTSIQHRQRWLADLPTHDVNILEEDNILFEIFGAKTRTNSFHHQMIKDLGSELTTIATANDGVVEAIQNKNHPFFYGVQWHPEMMASRGNLEMKKIFDKFIKSCNK